A portion of the Hoylesella buccalis ATCC 35310 genome contains these proteins:
- a CDS encoding PKD domain-containing protein, translating to MTERQKILSVFLGILVLGGIILIIGFPFRTVKGDVDFNIHDSNNNFHYEIGEVLEFTVNEPERVKGKSILWQMGNGDSISNKMVAKYAYPKSGKYLVTLKVDGHTVANRYIQVVSGIEAAAIDSVPRIHAVSEGYQGEELTFSADGVGVDTWMWEFGETGTVDAYEQQVTYTYETPGNYVVRLQTNTTKYPIEHRIKILPKFEKVEETITEPPVDSLGLAQDDIRRRLQIIANLSVRDNRAYKEQVNHIRDTYFCTPSSQVVVIVNGDKYNDFSGYCQGLHFLESSPNRRIKIQEVKIDNQNCVRTIQVTQSVADK from the coding sequence ATGACGGAACGACAAAAGATCCTATCGGTGTTTTTAGGCATACTGGTGCTTGGCGGCATCATCCTGATAATAGGGTTCCCCTTCCGTACGGTGAAGGGTGACGTAGACTTCAATATCCATGACAGCAACAACAATTTCCATTACGAGATTGGAGAGGTGCTGGAATTTACCGTAAACGAGCCGGAACGTGTCAAGGGGAAGTCAATTCTCTGGCAAATGGGTAACGGTGATTCCATCAGCAACAAGATGGTCGCCAAGTATGCTTACCCAAAGTCAGGCAAGTATCTGGTGACACTAAAGGTTGACGGTCATACAGTAGCCAACCGCTACATACAGGTTGTGTCAGGCATAGAGGCGGCAGCAATCGACTCCGTGCCAAGGATCCATGCCGTATCCGAGGGATACCAGGGGGAGGAACTCACCTTTTCCGCGGATGGGGTCGGTGTGGACACATGGATGTGGGAGTTTGGTGAGACGGGGACAGTTGATGCTTATGAGCAGCAAGTGACATACACTTACGAAACACCCGGGAATTATGTTGTACGCCTACAGACCAATACTACGAAATATCCAATAGAACACAGGATTAAGATTTTACCGAAATTTGAAAAAGTAGAGGAAACTATAACCGAACCACCTGTAGATTCGCTGGGATTAGCCCAAGACGACATTCGTAGGAGGCTACAGATTATAGCCAATCTTTCCGTAAGGGACAACAGGGCTTACAAAGAACAGGTCAACCATATTCGCGACACTTATTTCTGTACGCCGTCAAGCCAAGTCGTCGTAATCGTCAATGGGGATAAATATAATGACTTTTCAGGGTATTGCCAAGGCTTGCACTTCTTGGAAAGCAGTCCCAATAGGCGAATTAAAATCCAAGAAGTAAAAATCGACAACCAGAATTGTGTGAGAACAATTCAAGTAACACAAAGCGTAGCAGACAAATGA
- a CDS encoding DUF4099 domain-containing protein codes for MESNNNDNYVLVLEDRTEVKNEKEAGKLSVVSGIDDKGNLKTTEAIAANQAAFLKFNNKDGLLKNFMTNFLKQFNNPTRFGLYKIVANNVEQSVDNLRTMLESRDKPENKQQLTEIGVSFNDYLPKKKNATVIDESKIDWKQLDNLGLTRERLEQSGELEKMLSWQKSNLVTIAVPIGDTTIYTEARLAFRTDDSGNVGLAIHPLRKEPQLDFPYMGYKFSPEEKEQLLTTGNLGKTIEVKPKNGEPFSAYVSIDPQTNDIIALRADRVNIPKEIKGVTLSDAQYKDLVEGKAVKVEGMTAKSGKSFNATLQVNAEKKGIEFVFDKKQGLKEGQRQGAPHKLCGLELSEKQREALDSGRTVYLKNMVDKEGKSFNAYVRMDKKQNRPRFYKWNPDKKQETSKEKVVAVAEEHKTQVAVNNDGKTNEATKNVKEPLKTGQTQPTSEQKQKQDENKQKKSRGRKM; via the coding sequence ATGGAATCAAACAACAATGACAACTATGTGCTTGTCTTGGAAGACCGCACGGAAGTGAAGAACGAAAAGGAAGCGGGAAAACTCTCCGTAGTATCGGGTATCGACGACAAGGGAAACCTTAAAACAACTGAGGCAATCGCTGCCAATCAAGCAGCGTTCCTAAAGTTCAACAACAAGGACGGACTTCTGAAAAACTTCATGACCAACTTCCTCAAACAGTTCAATAACCCGACTCGTTTCGGACTGTATAAGATAGTGGCAAACAACGTTGAGCAGAGCGTGGACAACCTGCGCACCATGCTGGAAAGCCGTGATAAGCCCGAAAACAAACAGCAACTGACAGAGATTGGAGTATCCTTTAACGATTATCTGCCGAAAAAGAAGAACGCCACAGTCATTGATGAGTCGAAGATTGATTGGAAGCAACTCGACAACCTCGGTCTTACCCGTGAACGACTGGAACAAAGTGGAGAGTTAGAAAAGATGCTTTCTTGGCAGAAGAGTAACCTTGTTACTATTGCCGTACCTATTGGTGATACAACTATCTACACTGAAGCACGTCTTGCTTTCCGCACGGACGATAGCGGCAATGTCGGCTTAGCTATCCACCCTTTACGCAAGGAGCCACAGCTCGACTTCCCCTATATGGGCTACAAGTTCTCGCCCGAAGAGAAAGAACAACTACTCACTACGGGCAACCTTGGAAAAACTATCGAAGTGAAGCCCAAGAACGGAGAGCCGTTTTCCGCTTATGTATCGATTGACCCACAGACTAATGATATCATCGCCCTGCGTGCCGACCGGGTGAACATTCCCAAGGAAATCAAGGGCGTTACGCTTTCCGATGCACAATATAAAGATCTTGTGGAAGGCAAAGCCGTAAAGGTGGAGGGCATGACAGCCAAGAGCGGTAAGTCATTCAATGCTACCCTTCAAGTCAATGCCGAGAAAAAGGGTATTGAGTTTGTCTTCGACAAAAAGCAAGGCTTGAAAGAGGGGCAACGGCAAGGCGCACCGCATAAGCTCTGCGGATTGGAGCTATCAGAAAAACAGCGTGAAGCTTTGGATAGCGGTCGCACAGTCTATTTGAAGAACATGGTCGATAAGGAGGGCAAGTCCTTCAATGCCTACGTCCGTATGGACAAGAAGCAGAACCGCCCACGCTTCTACAAGTGGAACCCTGACAAGAAGCAGGAAACCAGTAAGGAAAAGGTGGTTGCCGTAGCTGAAGAGCACAAGACACAGGTAGCGGTCAATAATGACGGCAAAACCAATGAAGCCACGAAGAACGTGAAAGAGCCCTTGAAGACGGGACAGACACAACCTACTTCCGAGCAGAAGCAAAAGCAGGACGAGAATAAACAAAAGAAGTCCCGTGGACGTAAGATGTAA
- the tssO gene encoding type VI secretion system TssO, translated as MKRTNDEQAWTNFRFTLLLIFFTVVVFTCLCKYIFRIPEVESDHYISDIKETERLFDEQKKCAEQVKEIGNKIDSLDFSVQQVQRLDEIKEEMFLLQNIYQKHNNSSKYLFGTHSFRIVKEYFDVKEEFSATTENNKVIVQYLEECKANL; from the coding sequence ATGAAAAGAACCAATGACGAGCAGGCGTGGACGAATTTTCGTTTCACCCTGTTGCTAATCTTTTTTACAGTCGTAGTGTTTACATGCTTGTGTAAATATATTTTTCGAATACCTGAAGTAGAGAGTGACCATTATATCTCAGACATCAAGGAGACCGAGCGTCTTTTTGACGAGCAGAAAAAATGCGCTGAGCAGGTTAAGGAAATCGGGAACAAGATTGACTCTTTGGATTTTAGCGTCCAACAAGTTCAGCGGCTGGATGAAATCAAAGAAGAAATGTTTCTGCTACAAAACATCTACCAGAAACACAACAACAGTTCAAAATATCTTTTTGGCACTCACTCGTTTCGCATTGTCAAGGAATATTTTGATGTTAAGGAGGAGTTTTCCGCCACGACGGAAAACAACAAGGTGATAGTGCAGTATTTGGAGGAGTGCAAAGCAAATTTATAG
- a CDS encoding AAA family ATPase, which yields MMERNISNSVQSAMRLSASMANADNHTSYGISHLVLALLSEGTGTGLSNILSSMNKDVGYIHEWFDVRREMYVSEEHEGDGIVADSQVTLVLEEAERSKIKLGSDSIDALCVFTAIIRQGVVFSDSQIESLSVSEDDVLSFFNAQAVNHFYQGEENKLLASFPFAYNLKEEAYILRGRIVLGREKEVRTILEGLERCANKAIMLIGDSGVGKTAIIHSLVKEVCENHDELISQIKLIGLHTAKLLASSGNETELAQKISYFLGKLDEMEGQTVLLIDDLQMLLEFGGQTKSTTLINIFNSQISDGSTSIVFTITPDAFRKHIEKNSIESKLDILDISELDKFTVLSMLREHSNRMEEHYSLSISDNATQESLTLSSRYFKEKKQPAAAIDLLDATAAAVRLSNKNSLNELDVFLSKFESLKQEDPNRQQQDLRLFSNSLRSKISVVLISKLPNGISFSEGTLEEELAKTSETLRNLSVLAENGIPRVSPSEVEAVVAEMTGIPLGKIQAQEKDRLLGIESRLEERVKGQNKAITTLSDAIIESRSGLSDPRKPIGSFFFLGPTGTGKTELAKSLAELLFDDENAMIRFDMSEFKEEHSAALLYGAPPGYVGYEEGGLLVTKIRQKPYSVILFDEIEKAHSSVYDVFLQIMDEGKIHDKLGREGDFSNAIIIFTSNIASSWIAEQFNQGITPDSKHLTEVMSQHFRPEFLGRLTEVVPFAPINETVAQSIFRLHFSRLQQQLQEQKNIHIQITDEALRFLSAKGYSPQYGARPIAGVVRTYLKKSISRLIVSEGIKEGDSVKVYYRDNGLEWKRLDI from the coding sequence ATGATGGAAAGAAACATAAGCAATAGTGTGCAATCCGCCATGCGCTTGTCAGCATCTATGGCAAACGCGGACAACCATACAAGCTACGGTATTTCCCATCTGGTGCTTGCTTTGCTTTCAGAAGGGACTGGGACAGGATTGTCCAATATACTGAGCTCAATGAACAAGGACGTCGGCTATATTCATGAATGGTTTGACGTGCGTCGTGAGATGTACGTGTCAGAGGAGCATGAAGGTGATGGTATTGTCGCAGACAGCCAAGTGACCCTTGTGCTTGAGGAAGCGGAACGCTCAAAGATAAAGTTGGGCTCCGACAGCATAGACGCTTTATGTGTATTTACAGCGATTATTCGCCAAGGTGTTGTTTTCTCGGACAGTCAAATTGAGTCCTTGTCCGTTTCTGAGGATGATGTCCTTTCTTTCTTCAATGCACAAGCGGTTAATCATTTTTATCAAGGAGAGGAGAATAAGCTCTTGGCAAGTTTCCCTTTCGCGTATAATCTAAAAGAAGAGGCATATATCCTTCGAGGAAGGATTGTTTTGGGACGTGAGAAAGAAGTACGTACTATCTTGGAAGGCTTAGAGCGTTGTGCCAATAAAGCTATAATGCTTATAGGAGATTCCGGTGTAGGCAAAACGGCTATTATTCATTCTCTGGTAAAGGAGGTCTGCGAGAACCACGACGAGTTGATTTCTCAAATCAAACTTATCGGCTTACACACAGCAAAGCTGTTGGCTTCTTCCGGCAATGAAACAGAGCTAGCCCAGAAAATCTCCTATTTTCTTGGAAAATTGGATGAAATGGAGGGACAAACCGTTTTGCTGATAGACGACCTGCAAATGTTGTTGGAGTTTGGTGGGCAAACAAAATCGACAACCCTCATCAACATATTCAACTCCCAAATTAGCGACGGTTCAACAAGTATTGTATTCACGATTACTCCAGATGCATTCAGAAAGCATATCGAAAAAAACAGTATAGAGAGCAAATTGGATATTTTGGATATTTCGGAACTGGACAAGTTCACTGTTCTAAGCATGCTAAGGGAGCATTCCAACCGGATGGAAGAACACTATAGTCTTTCCATAAGCGACAACGCCACGCAGGAGTCGCTGACATTATCTTCTCGATATTTTAAAGAGAAGAAACAGCCCGCCGCAGCAATAGACCTGTTGGACGCGACTGCTGCCGCAGTACGCTTGAGCAACAAAAATTCCCTAAACGAGTTGGATGTGTTCCTTTCCAAGTTTGAATCCCTCAAACAGGAGGATCCAAACCGTCAGCAACAGGATTTACGTCTTTTTTCTAATAGTCTGAGATCGAAAATCAGCGTAGTGCTGATCTCTAAGCTCCCTAATGGCATCAGTTTTTCAGAAGGTACTTTGGAAGAAGAACTGGCGAAAACGTCTGAGACTCTCCGGAACCTGTCCGTCTTAGCTGAGAATGGCATTCCGCGCGTTTCTCCAAGTGAGGTCGAAGCGGTTGTCGCGGAGATGACCGGGATTCCCTTGGGAAAGATTCAAGCCCAAGAAAAGGACCGGCTGTTAGGAATTGAGAGTCGTCTGGAGGAAAGGGTCAAAGGGCAAAATAAAGCAATCACAACGCTCTCGGACGCCATCATAGAGTCCAGAAGCGGACTCAGTGACCCTCGCAAGCCCATAGGTTCCTTCTTTTTCTTAGGTCCGACAGGTACAGGAAAAACTGAACTTGCCAAATCACTCGCCGAATTGCTTTTTGACGACGAGAACGCCATGATAAGGTTTGACATGTCCGAGTTCAAGGAGGAACATTCAGCAGCTTTGCTTTATGGTGCGCCTCCAGGATATGTAGGATATGAAGAAGGTGGCTTGCTGGTGACAAAGATCCGCCAAAAGCCCTATTCTGTCATTCTTTTTGATGAAATTGAGAAAGCGCACTCAAGTGTATATGATGTCTTCCTGCAAATCATGGACGAAGGAAAGATACACGACAAGTTAGGGCGCGAAGGGGATTTTTCAAACGCCATCATCATATTCACCTCAAACATTGCAAGCAGTTGGATTGCAGAACAGTTCAATCAAGGAATCACACCAGACTCAAAACATTTGACAGAAGTCATGTCCCAGCATTTCAGACCAGAATTTTTGGGACGCCTAACAGAAGTCGTACCGTTTGCACCCATTAACGAAACGGTAGCCCAGTCTATTTTCCGCTTGCACTTCTCTCGTTTGCAACAGCAATTGCAAGAGCAAAAGAACATTCACATACAGATCACTGACGAAGCCTTGCGTTTCCTGTCAGCCAAGGGATACTCTCCCCAGTACGGGGCACGCCCCATCGCTGGCGTCGTACGCACTTATCTTAAAAAGAGCATATCTCGCTTAATTGTTTCCGAGGGTATCAAGGAAGGAGACAGTGTCAAAGTTTATTACCGAGACAACGGTTTGGAATGGAAAAGACTGGATATATAA
- a CDS encoding C10 family peptidase, whose protein sequence is MKNEIELKEKDEKKIVTSYERNINDAETELNDILLGKTTRVNSIVPKHLILKNKFTLKVDGTSIGTRVGEQTRSDVDNSTNVHIFNFQGGGYAIMSGDTRVTPMLVLTDKGEIPQDGVVDNPNLVPFLANMEVQIIKEINEFNENNRINKNNEISVVYGKWEKTFSEMKEGYCPVEWGQGSPYNQFCPLTDGKLSCTGCVPTAVAQLLSVYKFPKQYNGYDFDWEIMNRYVTNWYPYPPAIPYIARIMQQLGLRQNLDVTYAKYPESETDENKGSSASTDNIPRTLKNLGFSSGGVKKDYNETDIVNELRKGYYVLVSGYAKETKHKKKFLGITIKTWYSYSDGHCWLVHGLLEMSRSVFRKKNGQTIGFYTQRKYYLLCNMGWNGSDSGYYYSGAFNTDKGPETDFEKTRSKSKEEGNFRYKLSAITGIRK, encoded by the coding sequence ATGAAAAATGAGATAGAGTTAAAAGAAAAAGATGAAAAAAAAATAGTAACTTCCTATGAGAGAAATATCAATGATGCGGAAACAGAACTCAATGATATTCTTTTAGGCAAAACAACTCGTGTAAACTCTATTGTTCCAAAACACCTCATTCTGAAAAATAAATTTACTCTCAAAGTAGACGGAACTTCTATAGGTACAAGAGTTGGGGAACAGACAAGGTCAGATGTTGATAATTCAACAAATGTACATATTTTCAATTTTCAAGGTGGTGGATATGCTATAATGAGCGGAGATACAAGGGTTACTCCAATGTTAGTGCTTACAGATAAAGGAGAAATCCCTCAAGATGGTGTCGTAGACAATCCTAATCTTGTACCATTTTTGGCAAATATGGAAGTCCAAATCATTAAAGAGATTAATGAGTTTAACGAAAATAATAGAATCAATAAAAACAATGAAATTTCTGTTGTATATGGAAAATGGGAAAAAACTTTTTCCGAAATGAAAGAAGGATATTGTCCTGTTGAGTGGGGGCAAGGAAGTCCTTACAATCAATTTTGTCCATTAACGGATGGAAAATTATCCTGCACAGGCTGCGTACCAACTGCTGTTGCACAATTATTATCCGTTTATAAATTTCCTAAACAATACAACGGCTATGATTTTGATTGGGAGATTATGAATCGTTATGTAACGAATTGGTATCCATATCCTCCTGCAATCCCTTATATAGCAAGGATTATGCAACAATTAGGTTTACGACAAAATTTAGATGTTACTTATGCCAAATATCCAGAAAGTGAAACTGACGAAAATAAAGGAAGCTCCGCTTCTACTGATAATATCCCGAGGACTCTTAAGAATTTAGGGTTTTCATCTGGAGGAGTAAAAAAAGATTATAATGAAACAGATATTGTCAATGAATTAAGGAAAGGATACTATGTATTAGTAAGTGGTTATGCAAAGGAAACGAAACACAAAAAGAAATTTTTAGGCATTACTATAAAGACTTGGTATTCATACTCAGATGGGCATTGTTGGCTGGTTCATGGGTTATTGGAAATGAGCCGTTCTGTCTTTCGCAAAAAAAATGGGCAAACCATAGGTTTTTATACACAACGAAAGTATTATTTGTTGTGTAATATGGGATGGAATGGCTCGGATAGTGGCTATTATTATAGCGGTGCTTTTAATACAGATAAAGGTCCTGAAACAGATTTTGAAAAAACAAGAAGCAAGAGTAAGGAAGAGGGTAATTTTCGATATAAACTATCTGCTATCACAGGAATACGGAAATAA
- a CDS encoding TssN family type VI secretion system protein has protein sequence MEVLITYFLKYLLAPFLVAAILLIMNGIKAIKKRLKFKNVIVYILITGLLLGIPGCLSILKDEFVWGGVFIVNVLYLFLGCLFAYTMNNNVARKIGVDGNMVSQVLVMLICGLLGGWIHFLLFEKLGGMPYAPWSMLSVIWYTLPFLTLLSLRAFHKIPPPLYELWSFGQSGFNRNQWDNTDNFQAIPVKVRIKRRQEDEEYASLTVRLQDNISLGDWFNWLVEDQNRRSPMHQIDVNDSSVNAGWIFYTTRWINYPLFIRVLNPEQDRKENAIRKNQIIYIKRIIVEESKAHETD, from the coding sequence ATGGAAGTTTTGATCACATATTTTCTTAAATATCTCCTGGCACCCTTTCTGGTGGCCGCCATTCTATTGATAATGAATGGAATCAAGGCAATAAAGAAGCGGTTGAAATTTAAAAATGTAATCGTATATATCTTAATAACAGGACTGCTTTTGGGAATACCCGGTTGCCTGTCCATCCTCAAAGATGAATTCGTTTGGGGAGGTGTATTCATTGTCAACGTCCTGTACCTTTTCTTGGGGTGCTTGTTCGCCTATACGATGAACAACAATGTGGCAAGGAAGATAGGTGTTGACGGCAACATGGTGTCCCAGGTTCTTGTCATGCTGATTTGTGGGTTACTTGGAGGATGGATACATTTTCTGCTTTTTGAGAAATTGGGCGGAATGCCGTATGCCCCTTGGTCCATGCTGTCCGTCATTTGGTACACCTTGCCTTTTTTGACACTACTTAGCCTTAGGGCTTTCCACAAGATTCCGCCTCCTTTATATGAGCTGTGGTCTTTCGGTCAGAGTGGGTTCAACAGGAATCAATGGGATAATACGGATAATTTTCAAGCTATTCCTGTCAAAGTCCGAATAAAAAGGAGACAGGAAGACGAGGAATATGCCTCTCTGACCGTCCGCCTTCAGGACAACATAAGCCTAGGGGACTGGTTCAACTGGCTGGTGGAAGATCAGAACAGGCGTTCTCCGATGCACCAGATAGATGTCAATGATTCAAGTGTGAATGCCGGGTGGATTTTCTATACGACACGATGGATCAATTACCCATTGTTCATCAGGGTGCTGAATCCAGAACAGGACAGAAAGGAAAATGCAATAAGAAAGAACCAGATCATATACATAAAACGAATTATCGTTGAAGAATCAAAAGCACATGAAACAGATTAA
- a CDS encoding GPW/gp25 family protein, producing MDYLKIPLDLSVALKGTLARCSPEESIAQNIMLLIVSHPGEIFGKYEYGSIIWELEFNQLVKVRDWEETVRNSLVQSITAYERRLKDVRVDVHLSEIEEDLLGKNPNIRRQASITVHAQIESTDIPFVFNTLVYISPLSQ from the coding sequence ATGGATTATTTAAAGATTCCATTAGATTTGTCTGTCGCTTTGAAGGGGACTTTGGCGAGATGCTCCCCCGAAGAATCTATTGCGCAAAATATAATGCTGTTAATCGTGTCACATCCCGGAGAAATTTTCGGGAAATATGAATATGGATCGATTATTTGGGAGTTGGAATTCAATCAACTGGTTAAAGTCAGAGATTGGGAAGAAACGGTAAGAAATTCCCTCGTGCAATCAATCACGGCTTATGAGCGACGGCTAAAAGATGTTCGTGTGGATGTGCATCTTTCTGAGATAGAGGAGGACCTGTTGGGAAAGAATCCCAATATTCGCCGTCAAGCCAGTATTACGGTTCATGCCCAAATAGAATCAACAGACATTCCTTTTGTTTTTAACACTTTGGTTTATATCAGTCCTTTATCTCAATAA
- a CDS encoding C10 family peptidase, with product MKNYYLKLLPVALFFLSGCSDKANEVDTIIDNGYRSYISLSEQEYNSIAYPDNKELTNSEIEDIAKSYIESIKGTSTRATFNSFSDVQKEKITLPLTTNKHEKDENISFTKIKWTAQQTKKPISMIVSSDCRFPYVIAFSEEGDFFSPNETADLMIKNAMNIALQEISVIKQCEDSLREKTKAYVNTQIREKGMKHVEYLVNNTPVTRSSATGNPSGQLYKIVEPMLKTKWDQTSPYNLYMPKCPPEYDFGYGYDGRHPAGCAIIAWAQVLAYLQPNINDITTPEGQKFYWGNLGSYSPNFWGNHEPTEEDKRLASLIKNLADGSGTKFTRKGGSVSVDEVANYVKKWNIHIDGKNSCTFQNMANSLNSRRPVICRGTARAIRGTRATGVFTNGSHAWVVDGYQIRVRPSNVALSPKQPRRILKRYNVYCHANMGWGGSFDGWYLYRYDGSIDFDCGGDLYDIDLACYPNARLN from the coding sequence ATGAAGAACTATTATCTAAAATTATTACCCGTAGCACTCTTTTTTTTGAGTGGGTGTAGTGACAAAGCAAATGAAGTTGATACCATTATAGATAATGGGTATAGATCTTATATTTCTTTGTCAGAACAAGAGTACAATAGTATTGCCTATCCAGATAATAAGGAATTAACAAATTCCGAAATTGAGGATATTGCAAAATCATACATCGAAAGTATTAAGGGGACAAGCACAAGAGCGACCTTTAATTCTTTCTCAGATGTACAAAAAGAAAAAATCACTTTACCTTTGACGACAAACAAGCACGAGAAAGATGAAAACATAAGTTTCACAAAAATAAAGTGGACTGCCCAACAAACAAAGAAACCGATAAGTATGATTGTAAGTTCTGATTGTCGTTTCCCTTATGTTATTGCTTTTTCTGAGGAAGGAGATTTCTTTTCACCAAACGAAACAGCAGATTTGATGATAAAAAATGCAATGAACATAGCCTTGCAAGAGATTTCCGTAATTAAGCAATGCGAAGATTCTCTTCGTGAAAAGACAAAGGCTTATGTCAATACGCAAATTAGGGAAAAGGGGATGAAACATGTAGAATACCTTGTAAACAATACTCCTGTAACACGCAGTTCTGCCACAGGCAATCCTTCTGGGCAATTATATAAAATAGTTGAGCCTATGCTAAAAACAAAATGGGATCAGACAAGTCCTTATAATCTTTATATGCCTAAATGTCCCCCAGAATATGATTTTGGCTATGGTTATGACGGACGCCATCCTGCAGGGTGTGCAATTATTGCTTGGGCACAAGTCTTGGCGTATTTACAACCGAATATTAATGATATTACAACTCCTGAAGGACAGAAGTTTTATTGGGGTAATTTAGGAAGTTATTCTCCGAATTTTTGGGGAAACCATGAGCCTACTGAGGAAGATAAAAGATTAGCCTCTTTGATAAAGAATCTTGCAGATGGAAGTGGCACAAAATTTACACGCAAAGGAGGTTCTGTTTCTGTAGATGAAGTTGCAAATTATGTAAAAAAATGGAATATCCATATTGATGGAAAAAACTCTTGTACTTTCCAAAATATGGCAAACTCTTTAAATTCAAGAAGACCTGTTATATGTAGAGGAACTGCAAGAGCCATCAGAGGAACAAGAGCTACAGGAGTATTTACCAATGGTTCACATGCATGGGTTGTTGATGGTTATCAAATTCGCGTTCGTCCCTCTAATGTGGCTCTTTCACCAAAACAACCTCGCAGAATTTTAAAGAGGTACAATGTTTATTGCCATGCAAATATGGGATGGGGAGGAAGTTTTGATGGTTGGTATTTATATCGTTATGACGGAAGTATTGACTTCGATTGTGGAGGAGATTTATACGATATAGATTTAGCCTGTTATCCAAATGCTCGTTTAAACTAA